The sequence below is a genomic window from Desulfovibrio sp. Huiquan2017.
AACTGGCCGGGCCAGAATCGGGTGTCGTCATTGGGATAGGAGGCCAGCAGCCGGATGGTGCCCGTGGTCGTGTCCACCGCGTTGTCCACGGCGGCCAACACTCCGTCCACCGGCGTGGTGCTCGTGCCGGACGGGGTGATGCTGACCCGCATGGGGCCCTGTTTGCGGCGTTCCATGATCTCGCCCAGGTACCGCTCGGGCAGGGTGAAGGAGACATTGATGGGCTTGATCTGGTTGATGACGCAGAGCGTGCGGTCGTCGTTGGCCTTGATGACGTTGCCCACGTTGACCTGGACGATGCCCACCCGTCCCGAGATGGGGGCGCGGATGGCGGCGTAGTCGCGGTCGAGCCGGGCCTGTTCCAGGGCGGCTTCGCCCAGCCGGATGGTGTTCTCCAGCGACGTGGCCTCCGCAAAGGTGTTGTCGTAGGACTCCTGGGCGACCACGTTCAGGTCGCGCAGCCGGGAATAGCGGCGAAGGTCTTCCTTGGCCTTGTTCAGGTGGGCGCGGTCGCGGTCGAGCCGGGCCTGGGCCTCTTTGATGGCCAGGTCGAAGGAACGCGGGTCCACCTGGAAAAGCAGGTCGCCCGCCTCCACGTCCTGGCCGTTTTGGACCAGTTGCCTCTCGATGATCCCGCCCACCCGGGATTTGATCTCCACCGACGCCAGCGGGGTGACGTTGCCCACGGCGGACAGGGTCACGGGCACGTCCTCGCGCACCGCGGCTACGGCCGTGACCGGGACCACGCGCTCCCGTTTGGCTTTCTTGTCGTTGCCCCCGCAAGCCGCGAGGAGTCCCGTTGCGAGGAGGCAGAGCAGCCCGGCCGCAACCGGGCCGAGGACCCATTTTCGGAGCCCGCATCCATGACGATCGAAAACAGATGAGCGAGGCACATGCCCTCCAGGTATGCAGCCCCGCCTCGGGCGGGCGCCGGATGTCCGCCGGCCACCGGGCCTGATGGACGGTTGTTCAATTCATACTGTCCGCGTTTATAATTGCAAAGAAACGCAAACACAATGGGGTCGTCGCCGGGAACTGCTCCCCGTCCGGCTTCGCCGTGTCACCGCCCGGAGAATAGTCAGGCGATCCGGTCTGTTGACGCCATGAAAAAAGTGACGGTGGAACTGGTTCGCCCTCCTCTCTTCCACTACCCCCTATATTCCCTTGCCGCCCCATGCGTGCGGGCGGTGAATGTCTCCGAAATGTTGATCGGGATCAATGTGATGAATTAAATATTCTCCTATGATATGTACGTGAATAGCCAATAGTGGCTTGGAATGTAAGGAGGTATGATAATGACAGTATCCCGTAGAGGATTTTTGGGCGCGTTGGGGATCGCGGGGGCGGCCTCGGCGACACTGCCCGGAAATGCGCAGGCGTGGCAATCCAAGGCGCCGCCCGATCCGTTCGGCTGCCTGGTGGATCTGACCCGCTGCGTGGGGTGCCGGAAGTGCGAGCAGGCGTGCAGCGAGGTCAACGACCTGCCCGAACCCGCCGTGAAGTTCGACGACCTGACCGTGCTCGACGCCAAGCGCCGGCCGGACCAGAACGCTTTCACGGTTATCAACCGGTACTACACCGGGCGCATCGACGAGCGCGATAAACTGGTGCCGACCTTCGTCAAGGTGCAGTGTATGCACTGCCAGGACCCGGCCTGCGTGTCGGCCTGCATCACCGGGGCCCTGACCAAGAAGGAGAACGGGGCGGTCCATTACGACGTGAACAAGTGTATCGGCTGCCGCTATTGCATGGCGGCATGCCCCTTCGAGATCCCGGCCTACGAATACGACAAGCCCATCCTGCCCAGGGTGCGCAAGTGCACGTTCTGCTTCGAGCGCATCAGCAAGGAAGGCGGCAAGCCTGGCTGCGCGTCCATCTGCCCGGTGGAGGCGATCACCTTCGGCAAGCGTTCGGAACTGCTGCGCCTGGCACGGAACCGCATTGAGAGCGACCCGGCCCGGTATATCGACCACATCTACGGCGAACACGAGGTGGGCGGCACGAGTTGGCTGTACATCTCCAACGTGGATTTCAAGAAGGTCGGCTTCCAGGAACTGCCCACGCGGCCCATGCCGCAGACCACGGAGACCATCCAGAGCGCGCTGTTCAGCTACCTGTGGTCCCCGCTGGCCCTGTTCGGGGTCCTGGGGGCGGTCATGGGCGTGACCTCGCGCAAGCATGACAAGGAGAACGGCCATGACGCATAAGCCCGCACCTATCGATCGGCCCTTCTGGACCCCCGGCGTGCTGGTCATGCTCGTCCTGATGATCGGGGCCGGTCTGACCCTCGTCGTCCGCTACACCTACGGCCTGGCCGCCGTGACCAACCTGAGCAACCACTATCCGTGGGGCATCTGGATCGGCCTGGACGTGGCCTCGGGCGTGGCCCTGGCCGCAGGCGGGTTCACCACCGCCTTTCTGGCCCACATCATGGGCCGCCATTACTACGAGGCCGTGACCCGGCCCGCACTGCTGACCGCCGCGCTCGGATACACCTTCGTGGCCCTGGCCGTGACTTTCGACGTGGGCCGCTCCTGGGCCATCTGGAAGCCGGTCTTCTATCAGAATCACACCTCGGCCCTGTTCGAGGTGGCCATGTGCGTCATGGCCTACGTCACCGTGCTGTGGATCGAGTTCATCCCGGTCCTGGCCGAGAGGCTGGGCCGCAAAATCAAGCTACTGGCCTTCCTGGATCGCATCCTGGACAAGACCATGTGGGTCTTCATCATCCTCGGGGTGGTGCTGTCCTGCATGCACCAGTCCAGTCTGGGCACCCTGATGGTTATCGCGCCGACCAAGACGTCGCCGCTGTGGGCCACGCCGCTGCAACCGCTGCTGTTCCTGACCTCCGCCTTTGCCGTGGGCTATCCCATGGTCATCGTGGAGACGACCATCGCCACCACCTCGCTCAAGCTGGAGTCCGAGATGAACGTGCTCGGCCCGCTGTCCAGGATCACCATCCTGCTGCTCGGCGTGTACATGGTCATCAAGCTCGGCGACCTGGTCTCGCGGGGGGCGTACGCCACCCTGCTGGACGGCTCGGCCCAGAGCAACTCCTTCCTGGTGGAGGTGGGACTCGGCGTGATCCTGCCGTGGGTCATGCTCCTTTTCCCGGCGGTGCGCCGTTCGCGCAGGCTGTTGTTCTGCGCGGCCCTGCTCATCGTTTCGGGCGTGATGCTCAATCGGTTCAACGTGTTCGTGGTCTCGTTCAAGGCCCCGTATGCGGAACATCCGTATTACCCGGCCATAGGCGAAATACTGGTCACCGCCGGAGCCGTGGCCACGATCTTCTTCCTTTACAGGCTGATCGTGACTTGGTTCCCGGTGCTTTCCGCCCAACGACAGGAGGTGTCCCGATGATGAGCAAGCTAAATTGGCGGCTGGCCGCCGCCGTTCTGGTCATGCTCCTGGGCGTCGGGGTCTGCGGCTATGCCGCGCCCGCGCCGGATGCCAAGTCCGAGGCCGTGGAAAAGTCCCGCAAGGATCGGGTTCCCATGCCCGCAGGGTGGTCGCCCGAGGATCAGGTCAAGGCCGAGGAGGAGGCGAAAAAGGCGTACCCCTTCGTCAAGGACGTGCTCATGGAGGATCTGCCCCTGCGCCAGCAGCGTCTGCGCGAGATGGGGCTGGGCCTCAAGGACGTCAAGCACAGCTACATGCTGCTCGACAGCCCCTATGTGGACACCTATGAGCGCAAGTACGGGCCGGTGCGCTTCATGCATGCCAAGCATGCGGCCGCCCTGGACGGGGACTGTGCCGCCTGTCACCACTTCCGCCCGGCGGACGAAAAGTCCCCGGAAGCGGTGGCCTGCCGCGCCTGCCACCAGGACAACCGCCAGGAGAACGGCAAGGAGCGCATCGGGCTCAAGGCCGCCTACCACATGCAGTGCATGAACTGCCACGAGAAGATGAAAAAGGGGCCGGTCAGTTGCGAAGGGTGTCACGACAAGCGCCCGGTGGACCACAAGGAACTGGTCAAGCTCCCGGAAAATCCCACCCCGCAGCAGGTCACCCGGGAGTGCCTGCGCTGTCACGAGCAGGCGGGCGAGGACATGCTGACCACGGCCCACTGGCTGTGGCGCGGACCGTCCCCGTACACGGTGGAGCACCGCAAGAGCGTCATGTCCGGCAAGGGCACCACGACTCTGAACAACTTCTGCCTGTCCGCCATCAGCAACGAGAAGCGGTGCACCTCCTGCCACGCCGGTTACGGTTGGAAGGACGACACCTTCGACTTCTCCAACCAGGAAAATATGGACTGCCTGGTCTGTCACGACACCACGGGCAGCTACAAGAAGGCCCCGCCCGCGGCGGGCATGCCCGACCCCAAGGTGGACATGGTCTACGTGGCCAAGAACGTCGGCCCCACCAGCCGCAAGACCTGCGGCGTCTGCCACTTCAGCGGCGGGGGCGGGGATGCTGTCAAGCACGCGGACATGTCGGCCCAGCTGTATTGGCCCGACCGCAACTGCGACGTGCATATGGGCGGTTACGACTTCCAGTGCGTGGAGTGCCACAAGACCCGGAACCACAAGATCTCGGGCCGGTCCACTTCCGTGCCCGTGGCCGAAGGGTCCCGCGCTTGCGAGGACTGCCACACGTCCAAGCCTCACTATGGCGACAGCCTGCTCGACCATCACCTGAACAAACACTGCGAGACCGTGGCCTGCAATACCTGCCATTCGCCCATCTACTCCAAGTGCGCGGCGACCAAGACCTGGTGGGATTGGTCCACGGCGGGCGACAAGCAGCGCGAGGTGCACAAGGACAAGTACGGGAAGCCGGACTACAACTGGATGAAGGGTGACTTCCGCTGGAAAGAGGCGTCACAGCCGGTCTATGAATGGTTCAACGGATTCATGGAGCGCCGCCTGCTGGGCGACCTCATCGAGCCCGAGGCCAAGGGCTTCCGGCCTGGCGAACATCCGACGCCTGCGCAAAAGGCCGCCATGACGGTGACGGACATCACCCGTCCGGTGGGCTCCTTCGGGGACCCGCGCTCCAAGATCACGCCGTTCAAGATCATGGCGGGCATCCAACCCGCGGATGCCGAGTACCGGTATTTGCTGGTGCCGCACCTCTTCCCCTACGGCAAGGACGACGTCTCCGCCTTCTGGAAGGGGACCGACTGGCAGTCCGCGTTCAAGGAAGGCATGGCCAAGGCCGGGCTGCCTTACAGCGGCAAGTATATGTGGGTCGCCACCAACATGTATTGGCGCATCGAGCACGAGGTCATGCCCAAGGAGCACGCCCTGTCCTGTGCGCAGTGCCATGACAGCCTCAAAGGCGAAAAGACCTGCGACCGCTGCCATCAGGATGCCCGCGACGGCCGGTTCCGGGAATTGACGGAAAAGGGCGCGGACTTCGAGCTGCTCCGGATGATGGGCCGCGATGTGGGCGATCTGATCGGCAAGACCGACTACATCGACTTCAAGAAGCTCGGCTACAAGGGTGATCCGATCCTCTACGGCGGACGGTTTACCCGGTTGCCGCTTGGGCAGAGGCCGGAAAAGCGATAGAACGCGTCCGTTTGCGCAAAAATCCGGGCCCGGGGTCGCATGACTCCGGGCCCTTTTGCGTCCGGCGGAACGGGCCGTTGCCAAATGGAGAGGGGGGGGCGCACCGCCGGCCTGTCTGTCTGGAAAAGGTCGTCGTGCAGGCCTTCTCAGAACCTTATGCAAGGCGGTATAAGTTAGTACGTATAGAGTGGACATCTACTTGTATAATCAGACAAATATAATGTCTTTAGATTTGCGGACATGTTCTAGCTCCTCAAGTATGGCTATGTCTGATCCCATTCGTCCATTCCCTATGACCGCTCTCACAATAAGGAGCACGCATGAAACTGTTTGAAAAAGTATCTGTGAAACTGTCTGCTTCGTTTGGGTGTCTTATTTTGCTTTCCATCCTGCTCGGCGTTTTTTCGATCCTGAAATTGAATGTGATAAACAACGATTCAACCACCATGGTCGAAAACTGGATCCCGTCCATAATCAACGTCAATAAGGTCAATACGGCCACGTCGGATTTCAGGATCGCGGAGTTGCAACACACCTTGTCCATCGACGACGAGAGCATGCGGACCTTTGAGGGAAATATGGCGGAGGAGGAGGCGAAGATCAAGCAGGCGTCGGACGCCTATGAACAGCTTCTCTCGAGCGACCGGGAGCGGTCGCTGTTCCATGCCTTTCAAGCGGCCTGGGCGGAATATATGGCGGTTCACAAGAAGTTTCTCGCCCTCTCCAGAGCCAACAAGAACGAGGAAGCCCAAGCTCTTTTGCGCAACCAGTCGCAGGACAAATTCATGGAGGCCAGCTCGGCCCTGGAAGAGCTCATCGCCGAGAATTTCAAGGGAGCGGAGGCGCAGAGCGCCGAGGGTGATGCCAACTACGAGAGCGCCAAGCTCTGGATCAGTTCGATCCTGCTGGGCGTGGTCGCGATCAGCGTCCTGTTGAGCCTTCTCATCATTCGCAGCTTGCTCGGCCAGTTGGGCGAGGAGCCGGTGCTTATCGCCTCCATCGCGCACCGCATCGCCGAAGGCGATCTGACGCTGAACCTGACCCGGAGCAAGCCCGCCGTAGGCGCGTTCGCCGCCATGCAGCAGATGGTGGAAAAACTCCAGGAAGTGGTTTCCAATGTCCGGGAGGCCGCCGACAACGTGGCTTCCGGCAGCACCGAGATCAGCTCCACGGCGGAGGAGATGAGCCAGGGGGCCACGGAACAGGCGGCGGCGGCCGAAGAGGTCTCGGCGAGCATGACCCAGATGGCCGCAAACATCGAGCAGAACACCCAGAACTCCCGGCAGACCGAGGAGATAGCCAGCAAGAGCGCGAACGACGCCACCGAGGGCGGGGAGGCCGTGACCAAGACCGTGGTGGCCATGAAGGAGATCGCCGAGAAGATCACCATCATTGAGGAGATCGCCCGGCAGACCAATCTCCTGGCCTTGAACGCGGCTATCGAAGCGGCCCGCGCGGGAGAGCACGGCAAGGGATTCGCGGTGGTCGCCGCCGAGGTCCGCAAGCTTGCCGAGCGCAGCGGGACGGCCGCGGCGGAAATCAGCGACCTGTCCTCGTCCAGCGTGGAGGTGGCCGAGCGCGCGGGTGCCATGCTGACCAGCCTGGTTCCGAACATCAACAAGACTTCGGACCTGGTGCGGGAAATCACCGCGGCCAGCGACGAGCAGAACAGCGGAGCCGCTCAGATCAGTTCGGCCATCACCCAGCTCGATACGGTCATCCAGCAAAGCGCGTCCTCCACCGAGGAACTGGCCGCCTCCAGCGAGGAACTGGCCGCTCAGGCTCAGGAGTTACAGGCGACCATGTCGTTCTTCAGGGTTTCCGAGGGCGGCCAGAGCCAACCGAGCCGAACTTTGACCCGCGTGACCGAGCGCCGCGCCGCGTTGCCGCACGGCTCCGCCCCGAAGGCGCCCCGGGCCACGAAGCCCAAGCCCCTCGCGTCGGGTGCGGATGACGGTTCGGATCATGGCTTTGAACGGTTTTAATCGGAGAAAGCCATGACGACCGACCATTTTTCCAGACAATATCTGACCTTCGGCATAAACCGCGAGGTCTTCGCCCTGGATATCGCCCGAGTGCGCGAAGTCCTGGAGGTGACCGAGGTTTGCGAACTGCCGAAGACGCCCGACCACATGAAGGGCGTGATCAACCTGCGCGGCCACGCGGTGCCGGTGGTGGACATGCGCGGCAAGCTCGGCCTGGGGCCGGGTGAACGCACCGTGGATACCTGCATTATCATTCTTGAAGCCGGCGACGGGGCCGGGACGTTGGGCGTGATCGTGGATTCGGTCCGCGCGGTGGTGCGCATCGAGTGTGACGACATCGAGCCCGCGCCCAGGGCGGGCGGTTTTCGCCAGGCGGAATATGTCCAGGGGCTCGGCCGCAGCGACGGGCGTTTTATCATCCTTGTGGATGTGGACGCGATCTTTGCCGGGGAGGAGCGGCCTGTTCCGGACCGCACGGGACAGGTCCCGGCAATCGAGGAACCGGCTTCGGCCGCCTGTCCGGTATCCTAGGGAGCGCAATCCCGCGGGAGATAGCCGCCCCCGGTCTTGCCGGACCGGGGGCGGCCTGTCTTTTCGTTGGACGCAGGAAGAGGCCGGGCCGTCCGCAGCCTATGGCGCGACGTCCAGGTCCAGGGTGGCCTCGATCAGCGACTTGGCCCTGACCCCGCCACAACTCGACTTGGAGACCTCGTTGAGCAGGATGAGGACGCGATACGATCCGGGCTCGGCGAAGGTTATGGTCGTTTCCGGATAGCCGGGCCGGACTTTGGGCTTGGCGCCTTTGGGCCGGACCGGGAACTCCACGTTCACGGCGGTGTAGGCCCCCATCGGGAATTGATACCCCTTGAGGTCGAAGACCGCCTTGACGGGCTGTCCCGCCTTGGCGGGCCCTTGCAGGCGGACCTCGCCGCCGGGCGTCGCCGAATGGATTTCGTCGGCCCGGGCCGGACCGGACAGAAGCGCAGCCCAGGCGAAAGCCAGGACGGCGCAGGCCGCGAGCAGGGGGGTGAGGGAGCGTTTCTTCATGGCTTGATCATACGCCCGGTCCGGTATATTGCAAGGCATGGGTATCCATTGGGTATGCGCATGGGAGGCGTCATGAAGAACCGATCCGGCGAGCAGCGGCACTATTGGGACATGCTGATGAACCTGGAGGGGGAGGAGAACTATTTCCTCGAACGCTGGTCCATCCGCATGGAGCAGGCGGGCTACCTGGAACACACCACGGCCAAGCGGGCCGACTGCCTCCTGGCCCTTTCCGATTTTCTGATGCCCATGCGGGAGCACCGCGACCGGGGCATGGCCAATCCGGACTTCCCCTGGCTCATCCGCCATGAAGGGGAGTGGGGACGGCCGCAGATAGAATCCGCCCGGCGGCACCGCATGCGCGGTATCACCGCGGACATGTACATCGGCTGCTTCAAGACCTTCATCCACAGCCTGGTGGACGTCATCGAGAAGATGGACGGCTCCTACGAGAGCAAGGTCCAGGCGCGCCGCCACGTCAAGCTCTACGGGGACGCCCTGGAGGTCCTGTTCGTGCGCGACTGGACGCGCATTTTGCCGGACCTGGCCGCGCAGAAGCTGGATGAGGCCAACAGGCTGCTGACGCTGGAGAAGTGCCGCTACGAGAACATCCTGGACGCCTCGTCCGAGCTTATCCTGGTGGTCGGCGGCGACGGCCGGGTGACCAAGGCCAACCGGGCGGCCCTGGCCGTGCTGGACGCGAAGGAAGCCATCGGTGCGCCCGTCTGGGACGTTTTGTCCGTGGAGGGGCAGTCCCTGGCCGATCTGCTCAAGTATTATCCCGAGGGTACGTCCTGCGAGGTGAATCCGTTCAACGAGACCGTCGTCTACCGCATGCAGATCAACTCCATAGGCAACGTGTCCATGGCCAGCGACGAGTATATGCTCATGCTGACCAACATCACGGCCCACGCGGCCCAGCGCGCGACCCTGGAGCGGGTGGTCTCCGAACGCACCGAGGCCCTGCGCCGGGAAAAGGAGCAGCTTGAGGAGATGAACATCACCCTGCGCAACGTGCTGCAATCCATCGACCGCGAGCGCGCGCAGCTCCTGGGCGAGGTCTCGGCCAAGGTCAACAACCTGGTCCTGCCCGCTCTGGAACGGATCGAGAGCGAAGAGGACGCGGTCATCCGCAAGGGCTACCTGACCGTGGCCAAGGATCAGCTGGGCCGGCTGGCTCCGGGCAGCGGCGGTTCGGATCCACTGCTGCTAAAACTGACCCACATGGAGACCCGTGTGGCCCAGTTTATCCAGGCCGGGCATCCGTCCAAGGAGATCGCGGAGTCCCTGAACATCTCGGTGGAGACGGTCCAGACCCACCGCAAGAATATCCGGCGCAAGCTCGGCCTGCACGGCAAGAGCGTCAGCCTGTACGCCCACCTCAAGACTCTGGGGCTGACTGCCTGATTCTTTCGGAATGGGTAGTTGCTGCTACCCATTCTATCCCCACTTTCCCGTCTGTTGTCCTCTCGCATGATTATCATACTGGGTTAAGCATGATCCCGGTATGTTGTTTAATGGAGGAAAAACATGACGGACGAATCGCATACCTGTGACGAGGCCCGGGCCCTTCGGGAGTTCTTCGCGGCAAGGAATGCGGCGGACCTGAAGCGCGCGGCGGCCGGCATCTCCGATCTTTTTCATTTGACCCTCGCGCCGGACACCGACTGGATCGGCGCGGAATACGATTTCAACCGGCTCTTCGTCGGCCCCATGGCCGTTCCGGCCCCGCCCTACGCCTCGGCCTACCAGTTCGAGCCCACGCTCATGGGCAAGCCGACCATGGATGTGCGCGAGGCCTACCGCGTCCTGGGGCTCCGGGTCCCGGATCAAGGGCGCACCCCGGACGATCATCTGGCTTTCGAACTCGACCTGGCGGCGGCATTGCCGGGTCCGGGCGCGTGTCCGGAGGACGATCCCGCGCTGGCCGAGGTCCGGGAGTGGCTTTTGGGTGAGCACCTGCCGGGGTGGGTCCCCGCTTTCATCGAGGCCGTGCGGACGCAGCCGGAGGTCTGCGAACCCGTAAGCATGGCCATGGACGCTCTTGAAGGTTGGCTCGAAGCCGTTCGCCCCCCGGCAAGGGCAGGCGAGGCATAAAAAAACTTTCAACATGATCTGGAGGAGGATCATATGACAGCGAGAAAATGTATGTTCAGCAGACGGCGCTTCCTGCAAGGGGCGGCCGTGGCGGGCGCGGCGGCCATGCTGCCGTGCTCCCTGCTGGTGCCCGACGAGGCCCGGGCGGCCGCGTTCAGCGAAGGCGACTACCAGACCTTCCGCAACGCCTGTCCGCGCAACTGTTACGACACCTGCAGCATCAAGACCTACGTCAAGGACGGGGTCATCCAATTTATCGAGGGCGCATCCGAGTCCACCTACACGGACGGCGGCCTGTGCGTGAAGGGATACAGCTACACGCGGCGGCCCTACAGCCCGGACCGGGTCAAGTACCCCATGGTTCAGGACGGGCGGCGGTCCGGCAAGTGGCGGCGGGTGTCCTGGGACGAGGCCCTGGACATGATCGCCAGGAAGGTGCTCAAGCTCAAGGAAGAGGACGGCAACCTGCTCGGCCTGGGCATGACAAAATATTCCGGTAACTTCGGCATCACAAACTACGGCGTGGAAGGACTCATGTCCTCGCTGGGCTACACCACCCGTTTCGTCGGCACCCCGTGCTGGCCCGCAGGCATCGACGCCCAGAACTACGACATGGGCAACATGTGGTGCAACGATCCCGAGGACATGGTCAAGGCGCGTTACGTCATCATTTGGGGCGCGAACCCGGCCTGGTGTTCGGTCCATTCCATGAAGTACATCATGGAGGCCAAGCGGCGCGGCGCCAAGGTTGTGGTCGTGGACCCGGTCTTCACCCAGACCGCGGCCAAAGGCGACGTTTACTGGCAGCCCAAGACCGCCTCGGACGGAGCCCTTGCCCTAGGCATGGCCCGGCACATCCTGGACAAGGGACTGGTGGACGAGGACTTCGTCCATACCTACGGCCTCGGCTTCGACGAGTTCGCCGACTACCTGCGCAACAACGTGACCGTGGAATGGGCCGCCGAACAGTCCGGCATCCCGGCCCGTGAAATCATGGAAGTGGCCGAGGAATTCGCCTCGGCCGACCCGGCGACCATCTGGATCGGCTATGGCATGCAGCGCCACACCAACGGCGGGGCATCCGTGCGCTCCATCGACGCGCTCGTAGCCATGACCGGCAACGTCGGCAAGGAAGGCGGCGGCGCGCGCTACGGCCACCTCCAGACCTGGGGCTTCAACTACCACGCCCTGATCCAGAAGCAGCCCGAGGGCTCCAAGGGGTTCCTGGGCGGCGCGGCCAAGGGCGAATTCGACTTCACCAGCGGCTCGGGCGCGAACTATACCGATCGCACCGTGAACATCAACAAGACCGCCCAGGCCATCCTGGACTCCGCCGACCCGGCCATTCGCATGCTCTGGGTCTCCTGCAAGAACCCCTTTGCCCAGGATTTCGACCGGCCCAAGCTGGAAAAGGCCTTCGACAAGCTCGAAATGGTCGTCACCGTGGACCAGTTCTTCAACGAGACCGTGGCCAACTCCGACATCGTCCTGCCGGTGACCACGCTGTTCGAGGAATGGACGGTCAACGTCTCCTATTGGCACTACTGGCTGTCCGTCAACGAGCAGGCCATCAAGCCCATGTTCGAGACCAAGTCCAATATCGAGATCGCGGCGGCCCTGTCCAAGAAGATGAACGAACTGGCCCCGGGCTCCTGCACCTTCCCCCAGGACATCGACACCAGGGAATGGATGGAGAAGGAATTCAACCAGGGCATCTACGACATGTTCGGCATCAGCGACTGGACCGAGCTCAAAAAGGGCCCGGTCAAGGCCAAGCTGGCCTCCTCGGCGGCCTGGAACGACAAGAAGTTCGGCACGCCTTCGGGCAAGTACGAGTTCAAGTCCGAACTGTGCGAACAGCACGGCCACAAGGCGTTGCCCGAGTTCAAGGCCGGACGCGAGCATTATGACAAGTTCCGCCTGCTTACCCCGCATACCAAGTTTGGCCTCCACTCCCAGTTCGTCAATCTGGACTGGATGCACGAATACAACAAGGAACCCTACGTCTACATGCACCCCAAGGCGGCTGCCGGGAAGGGAATCGAGGATCTGGACATGGTCCGCGTGTTCAACAAGGTCGGCGAGCAAAAGGCCCGGGTCAAGCTGACCGACAACGTGACCGAGGACTGCCTGCTCATGTACGAAGCGTGGTTCGGCCGGGGCAACAGCTACAACGTCCAGAACCTGGTGGACGACGAGTCCGCCGACATGGGCGCGTTCAAGGCCGGTGCGCCGGGCGTGGCCATCCACGACCAGTTCGCCGACATCGAGCGGGCGTAAGGAGGATGATATGAAAAAGCAATACGCATTCCATGTGGATACCGAGCGGTGCATCGGCTGCTTCACCTGCGCCATGGCCTGCCGCAACTACTATCATCAGGTGGAGGGCGTGGTCTGGCGGCAGGTCCACCCTCTGAGCGAGGAGATCTATCCCCATCGGGAACGGGCCTTCCTGTCGTTGTCGTGCAACCACTGCGAGCATCCGGCCTGCCTGAACGTCTGCCCGGTGGAGGCGTACACCAAGCGGGAGGACGGCGTGGTCGTCCATCACCAGGAGAAATGCATCGGCTGCGGCAACTGCATCCGCTCCTGTCCCTACGGCGCGCCCAAGTACAATCCGGTGGAAAAGCGCGCCGAGAAGTGCAGCCTCTGCCACGAGCGGCTGGATGCCGGGCTCAAGCCCGCCTGCGTGCAGGCCTGCCCCACGGACGCCTTGCAACTCATCGACCTGGCCGAGTTCACGGAGACCAACGAGGTCCAGTACCCGGCGGGCTACCCCCGGATGGAGGAACTCAATCCGTCCACCCGGTTCGTCCTGCCTCAAACCCCCAAGATGGTCAGGAGGTAGCCATGCAGTCCATGGAAATTCCGCTCGTTCTGTTTACCGTATTCTCCCAGGCGGCCATCGGCCTGACCCTGATGCGCGCGGTGCGCACCACG
It includes:
- a CDS encoding 4Fe-4S dicluster domain-containing protein, with product MKKQYAFHVDTERCIGCFTCAMACRNYYHQVEGVVWRQVHPLSEEIYPHRERAFLSLSCNHCEHPACLNVCPVEAYTKREDGVVVHHQEKCIGCGNCIRSCPYGAPKYNPVEKRAEKCSLCHERLDAGLKPACVQACPTDALQLIDLAEFTETNEVQYPAGYPRMEELNPSTRFVLPQTPKMVRR